The genomic stretch CGAGTTAACACGATCAAATCATAGCCTCCAAGTTTAGTCTGGTGATATTTTGATAAGGTGAATTCTATAATGTAAAAAGAAATATTCTTCTACATGTATATGAGTGAAGACACGTGAAATTGCATTTTGCATCCCACTTCTATACTTTCTTTCTCATTTCctctctttaattttttgtttttttagaaGTTACAAAACGATATCAACTCAGTTAAAAAGAAACAAGGAAAAAAATACAgactaataaaattttttttccacaACACATCATCTCCAAAAGAACGAGTCACTGTACCTCAATTTAATAGGAAAATATTACACTATTTTTGGAGACTTGGAGTAATCTTCATTATATCTCTTCTTTAGTCTCTGTTCTCCACCACTGTTATTAAAATTGACAACATAAAATAAATTGTGATGATTCCTATTGTTGTAGCTGTTACAATAAGCATTGTGGTTCTTagtataattttctttttttggaatttgaattttaatatattatatgattatttatGTACCTTGTTTtgtcaatttaaatttttagaaagaatgatttcatctcaaaatatattcagattttagtccattGCATGATTGCAACTCTATTTATTATATCATATTTGAAGCATGTTATAATTACATTGAAGTCAAATTATGTAAACTGGTGGTATATACCGGAGTTTCCATCTAATTACAACTTTATCAACAATTGGTTTTATTAGGGAACTAATCTTTTTCTAATCAATAATCTGCCAATGGAATAAAAATGAGTATAGAAAAGAgatggaaaataaaatttaaaaataaaaaagaaaaatattaacttattgttgataaaacaaattaatttaCAATTCTTTTAATTTCCAACAAAAATATTACGATGACTACAAGTACAATTATAATCACAGGCCATATATTAAAACAAATAAACTCAATTATACTATGAAAATCAAGCTGCTCAAGAAATAGTAATTTCATcgaataaaaacaaaagcttaGCTAATATAATAGGGCAATGTAACTTACCAACAATCTTTTGAACCAATTGACAATATCCAATGCACAACAATATACATCCACTCTTTCTCCAGTTCTCTGCAACAACAATATTATAGCTCATTTTGGGACCAGGCACGTACACAATTCATAAACTGTGTTTCATtcaccattatatatatataccaagatcaattttgaatgatttaatttttattctggATCCTAGCCTAAACAGTTCAGAATACAAGAAGAATATGTGAAGATAGACTACAGAGATTAGCATTAGAAGCATTACCTGAAGGTCCTCCAACTCCAAGTCATCATATTCATGGCCCTCATCAATAATGACATCAGGAATAATTTCTCCTTCATCGATGACATCTGGACtaatctcttcttcttcattgatgacatgcATCCAACGGATCCCACACCCGTTTATCACTACTTCTTCATTATCCTCCGGTTGATGAGCATAGAACTCAAATTTAAGGATAGGATTGCAAGTGGtgcctctctttctctctttgaTTGCTTCCATTATCTTGTTCGAATACTTTCCATCATACCATAATATCATATGATCTGACACCATTTCAAATTGATTCACAGAGGTCTTATGATCGGTCAAGTGTACTGTTTTGCCAGAAGTTGCTATCCATTCCCATTCGTTGCAACCCTTTTCTAAGTAGCATTCACACCTGAATGTCAAATGTTTGTTGCTAAAGTCACGAGATTGGAATTGAGAAAACAACATGCAGACAACAAGACAAGAAGAAATCTTGTGATCTGGAGGAACTTCCACAGTGATTGAAGTTTCTATAGAGTAGTAGTGAGGGAACCAATCATTAAGTATGTTCTCTTTACTTGGTAAATAGTAGAAGGATATATTCGAACATCCATTACTTGCCGCAAGTTCTATCCTGAATTTTAAGTCTTTCAAAACTGCTTCATATGCATCATCATCCAACTTTGTGCAGTTATAGAATTTAAAGGATGCCCTGCGTGTTTTGGGTGGTTCACTTGTTAAACTTGAGATTGTCTTTAAAGATTTGCAATTTCTTGCAGCAAAGTATATAATAGATGGGGGAAGTGGAGGTACATATTGAAGCATTTTACAATCATCGATGAAAAGTTTTATGAGCTTTCGAAGATTCTTAATACTTTTTGGCAAATGTGTAATGACATGACAACTTTGCAGTTTTAATACTTGTAATGATTGTAAGACATGAATGTTGTTTGGGAGTTTAGACAAGCTCTTACATTTGTAGAAAGATAATTGATTGAGAGACAAGAAGACAGGGGTGGGAAATATTCTACTTAAAATAATGCATGTGTCATCTTCATGTTTTATTGGATCCATGAGTGTAATTGTGCGCGCAAAGTTTTGAGGAAGTTTTTCAAGAGAGTAACTGATATTACTACCGAACCAAGTAAGATTTTTGAGATGCATAATAGTGGATGACACTTCACTCAAAGCTGAGGACGATAAATCTAAGCTTTTGGAATGATCCCCTATCATTGGGATTGAGAACTCTTCCAAATTCGAGCAACCAGTGGCCCACACGCAACGGAGAGAGGGTGAACAATAATCACTGTAAAGCCTCTTCAGCTTCTTGCAATAATccaaacatatttttttaatcttggGGAGAGAGAAAATAGATGGATGAACATCTTGTAAGTTTTCACAGCCACAAAGTAATATTTTTCTGAGATTCGTGGCACCTGCTAAATTTGGACACTCTATCAAACCTTTGCAGTTATGGAGGTCAATCCTCTCCAAACTTGGTAGCATCTGTAACATTTTATAATGTCAAGCCCGAAAACATATTAACACATGTACATGTGTAATGGGAAAAAatgtgttattttattttattatttaatgtgTTGCGTTgtcatttattttaattttataaattattatacatTTAATATCGAATATTAAATGATAATGAACTTTTCATATTTCGAGAATAATTAACTATATTTTTCAACAATTCTTTTTCTGCTCTTATTCTTAGacataaatagaaaaaatgttTCCAGCATGCAGTATACAACTAATTATTTTTCCTgcattttaaatcttaaatttaaaatcttaaattctaaattttaaattctaacaGTATTAAAATAAAGTATTAGTTCAAAATATTATCTAACATTGATAAAAATTGTTGActcctaatatttttttattttagaaatcAACAAAATGCTAACAAAAAAACATGAAGAGAAATGAATACCTGTTTTGTATCCCAAAGTTTTTTAACAGTGCTACCTCCCATAGAAAGTTGAACAAGTTTTTGAGGCCAACAAATAGACGGCAGAAACTTAAGTGGACATTTATTCCACTCAATATACCTTAAGTCATTCGGAAGTTGAAAATCCTTTACAAACACTCTGTTCCATTCAAGATCTAAATTGATATTTCCTCTTAAAGCAAGCAATCTTAACTTTGGCATCTTCCTTAATGCACTGATGATTATACGTGGATCTATTGTAATTTGATTCATATCCACAATCATGCTTTCAACTCCATGAATATCCTGCAAAATTGATGAGCATTGCAATACAATGTTAGTATTATGTTGTTGTGAGCAATATTTTGATATATACATACACTCTTCTTGAAGACCAAACCACTAAAGTATGATTTTCTTACTCTTTCATCTTGGAAAATATTGCAGACTTCTTCGGTATTCCATAGTCTTATTTGTCGACCACCATTTTTGCTAGATTCTTCATGAATGATTTTCCAACACATTTCCTGTATCAAACTATGCATTTTTATGTATTTACCATTTGAATGAATACTTATAAGAGCCTTGTCCAATAGGCTTTTTATTCCTATGTCTGCAAAGAAACCACAAGAATTTAATATTCTGGTTACTTCTTCCATTTTATGCTTGTGAAAAAAGCATGCAACATCTAAAAGGAtgtttttttcatcatcatctaATGCATCATAACTCAGTCTCAACACTTGCTGAATATCTGCATTGGGATACTTTTTTAGTTTTCTCAATGCACTCTCCcattcactttttcttttgatggtCCGAAAAAACGATcccaaaatttttaatgctaATGGTATTCCTTTGGCATAATCTGCTACGACTCTTGTTGATAGCTCATAATAATCCTCTTTAGGATGAGAATCATTAAAGGCATTATGGCTAAAAACTTTAAGGGAGTCCTCAAAATTCATTTCCTTCACCTCATGAATTGCTTCAACTCCTCCACTTGAAAGCACATTTCTGTCTCTTGTTGTCAAAATGATTCTACTACCAAAATTTAGGCAATTACAAAGCAGTTGAATCAAATCAGTTGCAATTTGTGAATTAGCCACATCATCTAGCACAATGAAAGCCCTCATATGCTTGAGTTTACGAATAATACTAGAGGGTATTACTCGAATATTAGCAATACAAAGATCTTGATTTAGTAATTGAGAAAGAAGTTTAGTGCATATGTGATTAGCAccttttctttctaatttttttgaaaagactAAGAAACAATGATCTTTGTATTCTGAAGAGTACTCATGAAAAAGAGTAGTAGCAATAGTTGTTTTACCAATACCGCCCATACCCCAAATTCCAATAACAAGAATTTTCTCCAACTTGAATTTCAGTAAAGATTTAACAGAGGTATAGTTTCTGTTGCTGATAAAAGGACTTTTGAGTTCATCTCTATAGCAATTATAATTCAGCTTTGGAAAAATTGCTTCTACAATTTCATCGATCAACTGTGCTTCATGCCTAACAGCAAGTAAAAATCAACATTAGAAGTAAACAATATATGCATAATCAGATAACAAAAAATCTTACtagatttttcttttcttgggaTATAATATGAATGAagatatttataaattattttggaATTATAATTTGAAGatatttattagtttatttaataatattttatttatttaataattttctcCTTTTGTGTATAGTACtcttttcaatttaaaataaaaataaccatattaaaaaataataaataaaatttgataatgCTTAAAATTGTGTAAGTAGAAAAAATTATCCTTAAATAATGAATTTGCctaattaatattattcatGAATATTACAATTTTAGAGTGTTATTTGACTAACTTATATCCTAAAACTTTTATAAAGTAATTTCTGtataaaataaag from Arachis stenosperma cultivar V10309 chromosome 9, arast.V10309.gnm1.PFL2, whole genome shotgun sequence encodes the following:
- the LOC130947408 gene encoding disease resistance protein RPV1-like isoform X2, with product MALSLAAASSSSPPTTRYDVFISFRGEDTRNGFTSHLHDALLRNQIQTFIDYRIPKGGVVWEELVEAIRDSKLFVVIFSENYASSSWCLRELVEIMECKEKNEQVIVIPVFYKIELTHVRKQSGSYRRAFDEHERSSNRKHVHQWRTALTQASNLSGFTCNHHRHEAQLIDEIVEAIFPKLNYNCYRDELKSPFISNRNYTSVKSLLKFKLEKILVIGIWGMGGIGKTTIATTLFHEYSSEYKDHCFLVFSKKLERKGANHICTKLLSQLLNQDLCIANIRVIPSSIIRKLKHMRAFIVLDDVANSQIATDLIQLLCNCLNFGSRIILTTRDRNVLSSGGVEAIHEVKEMNFEDSLKVFSHNAFNDSHPKEDYYELSTRVVADYAKGIPLALKILGSFFRTIKRKSEWESALRKLKKYPNADIQQVLRLSYDALDDDEKNILLDVACFFHKHKMEEVTRILNSCGFFADIGIKSLLDKALISIHSNGKYIKMHSLIQEMCWKIIHEESSKNGGRQIRLWNTEEVCNIFQDERDIHGVESMIVDMNQITIDPRIIISALRKMPKLRLLALRGNINLDLEWNRVFVKDFQLPNDLRYIEWNKCPLKFLPSICWPQKLVQLSMGGSTVKKLWDTKQMLPSLERIDLHNCKGLIECPNLAGATNLRKILLCGCENLQDVHPSIFSLPKIKKICLDYCKKLKRLYSDYCSPSLRCVWATGCSNLEEFSIPMIGDHSKSLDLSSSALSEVSSTIMHLKNLTWFGSNISYSLEKLPQNFARTITLMDPIKHEDDTCIILSRIFPTPVFLSLNQLSFYKCKSLSKLPNNIHVLQSLQVLKLQSCHVITHLPKSIKNLRKLIKLFIDDCKMLQYVPPLPPSIIYFAARNCKSLKTISSLTSEPPKTRRASFKFYNCTKLDDDAYEAVLKDLKFRIELAASNGCSNISFYYLPSKENILNDWFPHYYSIETSITVEVPPDHKISSCLVVCMLFSQFQSRDFSNKHLTFRCECYLEKGCNEWEWIATSGKTVHLTDHKTSVNQFEMVSDHMILWYDGKYSNKIMEAIKERKRGTTCNPILKFEFYAHQPEDNEEVVINGCGIRWMHVINEEEEISPDVIDEGEIIPDVIIDEGHEYDDLELEDLQRTGERVDVYCCALDIVNWFKRLLLQR
- the LOC130947408 gene encoding disease resistance protein RPV1-like isoform X1, coding for MALSLAAASSSSPPTTRYDVFISFRGEDTRNGFTSHLHDALLRNQIQTFIDYRIPKGGVVWEELVEAIRDSKLFVVIFSENYASSSWCLRELVEIMECKEKNEQVIVIPVFYKIELTHVRKQSGSYRRAFDEHERSSNRKHVHQWRTALTQASNLSGFTCNHHRHEAQLIDEIVEAIFPKLNYNCYRDELKSPFISNRNYTSVKSLLKFKLEKILVIGIWGMGGIGKTTIATTLFHEYSSEYKDHCFLVFSKKLERKGANHICTKLLSQLLNQDLCIANIRVIPSSIIRKLKHMRAFIVLDDVANSQIATDLIQLLCNCLNFGSRIILTTRDRNVLSSGGVEAIHEVKEMNFEDSLKVFSHNAFNDSHPKEDYYELSTRVVADYAKGIPLALKILGSFFRTIKRKSEWESALRKLKKYPNADIQQVLRLSYDALDDDEKNILLDVACFFHKHKMEEVTRILNSCGFFADIGIKSLLDKALISIHSNGKYIKMHSLIQEMCWKIIHEESSKNGGRQIRLWNTEEVCNIFQDERDIHGVESMIVDMNQITIDPRIIISALRKMPKLRLLALRGNINLDLEWNRVFVKDFQLPNDLRYIEWNKCPLKFLPSICWPQKLVQLSMGGSTVKKLWDTKQMLPSLERIDLHNCKGLIECPNLAGATNLRKILLCGCENLQDVHPSIFSLPKIKKICLDYCKKLKRLYSDYCSPSLRCVWATGCSNLEEFSIPMIGDHSKSLDLSSSALSEVSSTIMHLKNLTWFGSNISYSLEKLPQNFARTITLMDPIKHEDDTCIILSRIFPTPVFLSLNQLSFYKCKSLSKLPNNIHVLQSLQVLKLQSCHVITHLPKSIKNLRKLIKLFIDDCKMLQYVPPLPPSIIYFAARNCKSLKTISSLTSEPPKTRRASFKFYNCTKLDDDAYEAVLKDLKFRIELAASNGCSNISFYYLPSKENILNDWFPHYYSIETSITVEVPPDHKISSCLVVCMLFSQFQSRDFSNKHLTFRCECYLEKGCNEWEWIATSGKTVHLTDHKTSVNQFEMVSDHMILWYDGKYSNKIMEAIKERKRGTTCNPILKFEFYAHQPEDNEEVVINGCGIRWMHVINEEEEISPDVIDEGEIIPDVIIDEGHEYDDLELEDLQRTGERVDVYCCALDIVNWFKRLLWWRTETKEEI